The Streptomyces sp. NBC_00454 DNA segment ACGGGTGGATCCACGCCCATCAGGACCAGGCGAAGGTTTCCGCGAACACCAAGCTCGCCGCGGACACCGGTAAGCCGCTCGAGGCGGAGGTCATCCGCCCGGCGTGGCCGAGCTTGGCGGTCACCGACGACCCGCTGGCTGCGACGCTGAAGAAGCAGGCCGACCACGCGGTCAAGGCCAAGTTCATCGAGCAGCCCGACCTGAACGGCATCTACGACCTGCGGCTTCTGAACAAGGTACTCAAGGCGGCGGGCAAGCCTGAGGTCTCCGACGCCGGTCTCGGCGCCAAGTAGGTCAGTAGCTGCCCGAGCCGATGCGGTTCGACGGTGCTGCGCAACCGGATCAGCACCCGAGTTCTTGACCTTCGGGTCAAGAATCGATAGCGTGAGGTCATGGGCAGGCCGAAGAACTTCGAACCGGACGTGGTCATCGCGCAGGCGATGGAGGCTTTCTGGACCAATGGCTACGCCGGCACCTCCCCCGCCGATCTCGCGGAGGCCACCGGGGTGGCCAAGGGGAGCCTGTACCACGCCTTCGGATCCAAGCGTGAGCTGTTCGGCAAGGCCCTCGAGCTCTACGATCGCGCCGGCTCCGAGATGACCGAGGAGCTCCTCGCGCGGCCCGGTGCGACCAGGGAGTGCATCCGCGACTACCTGATCTTCCTGGTGGATACGGACCTGAACGGGCCCGTCAGGCGTGGCTGCCTCGGCGCCAACACCGCGCTGGAGCTCGGCGGTCGGGACGAGGAGGCCACCCGGGCGGTTCAGCGCATGGGGCAGCACACCATCCAGCTCCTCACCGCCCGGATCGAGCAGGGGCGACGCGACGGTGATGTCGCCCCGGAGGTCGACGCCGGGGCGCAGGCCCAGTTCCTCCTGAACACGATCGTGGGGCTGCGCGTCATGGCCAAGTCGTTCGACAGGCCGATCTTGC contains these protein-coding regions:
- a CDS encoding TetR/AcrR family transcriptional regulator; amino-acid sequence: MGRPKNFEPDVVIAQAMEAFWTNGYAGTSPADLAEATGVAKGSLYHAFGSKRELFGKALELYDRAGSEMTEELLARPGATRECIRDYLIFLVDTDLNGPVRRGCLGANTALELGGRDEEATRAVQRMGQHTIQLLTARIEQGRRDGDVAPEVDAGAQAQFLLNTIVGLRVMAKSFDRPILHGIIDTALAGL